From one Triticum urartu cultivar G1812 chromosome 3, Tu2.1, whole genome shotgun sequence genomic stretch:
- the LOC125544645 gene encoding probable 3-hydroxyisobutyrate dehydrogenase-like 1, mitochondrial: MLASIYRSLARRRSHLPLATAAATAAMSSSDTARSVSERPISPDTTRIGWVGTGVMGQSMAGHLLAAGYALTVYNRTPSKAQGLVSSGARLVDSPRAAAASADVIFLMVGFPSDVRSTSLDPSTGALAGLAPGGVLVDMTTSDPTLAAEIAAAAAGAGCAAVDAPVSGGDRGARNACLSIFAGGDAAVVARLAPLFKLMGNALYMGGPGAGQRAKLGNQIAIASTMVGLVEGMVYAHKAGLDVGKWLEAISTGAAGSKSLELYGKRMLERDMAAGFYVRHFVKDLGICLSECQTMGLALPGLALAHQLYVSLLAHGEGGLGTQALILAVERLNNTCLDKKGE, from the coding sequence ATGCTCGCCTCCATCTACCGATCTCTCGCTCGCCGCCGCTCGCACCTTCCGcttgccaccgccgccgccacagcAGCCATGTCGTCGTCTGACACCGCCAGGAGCGTCTCCGAACGTCCGATCTCTCCGGATACCACACGCATCGGCTGGGTGGGGACGGGCGTCATGGGCCAGTCCATGGCCGGCCACCTCCTCGCCGCCGGCTACGCGCTCACCGTATACAACCGCACGCCCTCCAAGGCCCAGGGCCTCGTCTCTAGCGGCGCccgcctcgtggacagcccgcgCGCCGCCGCGGCCTCCGCTGACGTCATCTTCCTCATGGTCGGCTTCCCCTCCGACGTCCGCTCCACGTCCCTCGACCCCTCGACGGGCGCTCTCGCCGGCCTCGCGCCAGGCGGCGTCCTCGTCGACATGACCACCTCCGACCCCACCCTCGCCGCCGAGATAGCCGCGGCCGCGGCGGGGGCCGGCTGCGCCGCAGTCGACGCCCCGGTGTCAGGCGGCGACCGGGGCGCCCGCAACGCCTGCCTCTCGATCTTCGCCGGCGGCGACGCGGCCGTGGTGGCCCGCCTGGCGCCCCTCTTCAAGCTGATGGGCAACGCCCTCTACATGGGCGGGCCGGGCGCGGGGCAGCGCGCGAAGCTGGGCAACCAGATCGCCATCGCGTCCACCATGGTGGGGCTGGTGGAGGGCATGGTGTACGCGCACAAGGCCGGGCTGGACGTGGGCAAGTGGCTGGAGGCCATCTCGACGGGCGCGGCGGGGTCCAAGTCGCTGGAGCTGTACGGGAAGCGGATGCTGGAGCGCGACATGGCGGCCGGGTTCTACGTCCGGCACTTCGTCAAGGACCTCGGGATCTGCCTGTCCGAGTGCCAGACCATGGGGCTGGCGCTGCCGGGGCTCGCGCTCGCGCACCAGCTCTACGTGTCGCTGCTCGCCCACGGCGAGGGCGGGCTCGGCACGCAGGCGCTGATACTGGCAGTCGAGCGGCTCAACAACACCTGCCTTGACAAGAAAGGGGAGTGA
- the LOC125544646 gene encoding uncharacterized tRNA/rRNA methyltransferase slr0955, with protein sequence MLHSGLSKSQPLPLLAGASSPRRALLAGLLRAGYFSKSATSSPALRPSATRASTRAATTPRDPSRFGLGHRVSFSTAPDGSDSVGGGGRSLPWLAAGSVDSGVPTSRTSAGRSSSWESSADKFFSKGDQSARVETLEDSVSYKEGGIGGEENEPIDNPKWGRIKDKFRRNVARDEGSRDRGERFENPDVRRWNKQEDRGERFDKPDVRRWNKQEDRGERFDKPDVRRWSKQEDRGERFDKPDVRRWNKQEDRGERFRGERFNQPDVRRWNKQEDWGRKTWKEVGESTVPKMVGEGVYGVGPVLAALTAGRREFYALYTQEGMDLSRSNKKKKDKRGIEKVLLMAETIGLKVIEASKHDLNMVVDNRPHQGLVLDASPLEMVNTKELERVRVRGGKAPVWIALDEVMDPQNLGAIIRSAYFFGAEGVVLCAKNSAPLSGVVSKASAGSLELIELLSCRNMMQFLSSSAENGWRVLGGTVAPKAIPLSEVTTGEPTILVLGSEGTGLRPLVERSCTHLVKIAGNADGFVVEEEIDATDADIGEEGDNYSGNQDMKSFLAVESLNVSVAAGVLLYHLAGKNVHPVTEKPSISPV encoded by the coding sequence ATGCTCCACTCCGGCCTCTCCAAGTCCCAGCCCCTACCGCTCCTCGCGGGAGCGTCTTCGCCTCGCCGCGCCCTCCTCGCCGGTCTCCTCCGCGCCGGGTACTTCTCTAAGTCCGCTACCTCCTCACCCGCGCTTCGTCCGTCCGCCACCCGTGCGAGCACCAGGGCGGCGACTACCCCGCGAGATCCCTCGCGCTTCGGCCTGGGACACAGGGTCTCGTTCTCCACTGCACCAGATGGTTCTGATTCGGTCGGCGGCGGGGGGAGGTCGCTCCCTTGGCTAGCCGCCGGGAGCGTCGATAGCGGCGTCCCCACCTCAAGGACTAGCGCCGGACGCTCCTCCTCGTGGGAGAGCTCCGCTGATAAGTTCTTCTCTAAAGGCGACCAAAGTGCGCGAGTAGAGACGTTGGAAGATAGCGTTTCATACAAGGAGGGGGGAATTGGAGGGGAGGAGAATGAACCGATTGACAATCCCAAGTGGGGGCGGATTAAGGATAAGTTCCGGCGAAACGTGGCAAGGGATGAAGGGTCCCGTGACCGTGGTGAGAGGTTTGAAAATCCGGATGTGAGGCGGTGGAACAAGCAAGAGGACCGTGGTGAGAGGTTTGACAAGCCGGATGTGAGGCGGTGGAACAAGCAAGAGGACCGTGGTGAGAGGTTTGACAAACCGGATGTGAGGCGGTGGAGCAAGCAAGAGGACCGTGGTGAGAGGTTTGACAAGCCGGATGTGAGGCGGTGGAACAAGCAAGAGGACCGTGGTGAGAGGTTTAGAGGGGAGAGGTTCAACCAGCCAGATGTAAGGCGGTGGAACAAGCAAGAGGACTGGGGAAGGAAGACATGGAAGGAGGTAGGGGAATCGACAGTGCCAAAGATGGTTGGGGAGGGGGTTTACGGTGTTGGGCCGGTACTTGCGGCTCTCACGGCTGGGAGGAGGGAGTTTTATGCATTGTACACACAGGAAGGAATGGATTTGAGCAGGAgcaacaagaagaagaaggacaaaagggggattgAGAAGGTGCTGCTGATGGCAGAGACTATCGGGCTTAAAGTTATTGAGGCGTCAAAGCATGACCTCAACATGGTGGTGGATAACCGTCCACATCAAGGTCTGGTGCTTGATGCATCACCCTTGGAAATGGTGAATACTAAGGAGTTGGAACGAGTCAGGGTTCGTGGTGGCAAGGCACCAGTCTGGATAGCTTTGGATGAGGTTATGGACCCTCAGAATTTGGGAGCCATAATTAGATCAGCCTACTTCTTTGGTGCGGAGGGTGTTGTCTTGTGCGCTAAGAACTCTGCTCCATTAAGTGGAGTAGTGAGCAAAGCTAGTGCAGGCTCGCTTGAGTTGATTGAGCTGCTTTCATGTAGGAATATGATGCAGTTTCTGTCTTCATCAGCTGAAAATGGGTGGCGAGTTCTTGGTGGTACCGTCGCTCCAAAAGCTATACCTCTCTCTGAAGTTACCACAGGGGAGCCAACAATTCTGGTGTTGGGCAGTGAAGGCACCGGTCTGAGGCCCCTGGTTGAGCGATCCTGCACACATTTGGTCAAAATTGCTGGTAATGCTGATGGATTTGTTGTAGAAGAAGAAATAGATGCCACAGATGCAGATATAGGGGAAGAAGGTGATAATTATTCAGGTAATCAAGATATGAAATCATTCCTTGCAGTAGAGAGCTTAAATGTTAGCGTGGCAGCAGGAGTTTTGCTTTATCATCTGGCTGGAAAGAATGTCCACCCTGTAACTGAGAAGCCTAGCATCTCTCCTGTGTAA
- the LOC125544647 gene encoding auxin-responsive protein IAA6-like codes for MEESSMKREAMPRLLDLIPDEKEWSLRGGAPGQGRSKNTGFGSDEDEKLELKLGLPGLVQEEPAASSREKRVHQESPALSLGYPPRHSTATTTTTTTGAKRGFLDTVEAKAQGYEKEQARAAACGKELAMEEENTEAVGERKKGCCPPPPPAHAPPATPARNIGNRPQARGRGAAAPVVGWPPIRSFRRNLASTSASKQPPEPQIGEADAKAVLDCKKSPLVKINMDGIPIGRKVDLAACDSYGRLSLAVKDLFHGFLQVQRDPSKVDRTQQGADEKIFSQLLDGSGEYTLVYEDSEGDRMLVGDVPWNVFVSTAKRLRVLRSSELSHDLIGATPERAANG; via the exons ATGGAAGAAAGCTCCATGAAAAGAGAAGCCATGCCTCGACTCCTGGATCTCATCCCGGACGAGAAAGAATGGAGCCTGAGAGGAGGAGCGCCAGGGCAGGGCAGGTCAAAAAACACAGGCTTCGGGAGCGACGAGGACGAGAAACTGGAGCTGAAGCTTGGCCTTCCAGGCCTCGTACAAGAGGAGCCAGCGGCCAGCTCAAGAGAGAAGAGGGTGCATCAGGAGAGCCCGGCCCTCTCCCTTGGGTACCCCCCTAGACACTCCACGGCCACCACGACGACGACCACCACCGGAGCAAAGAGGGGGTTCCTGGACACGGTTGAGGCCAAAGCACAAG GTTATGAGAAGGAGCAGGCGAGAGCAGCAGCATGTGGGAAGGAACTGGCGATGGAGGAGGAAAATACAGAGGCCGTCGGTGAGAGGAAGAAAGGGTGCTGTCCCCCACCACCACCAGCACATGCCCCTCCTGCTACACCTGCGCGCAACATCGGCAACAGACCGCAGGCGCGGGGAAG AGGGGCTGCAGCTCCAGTGGTCGGCTGGCCTCCAATCCGGTCATTCAGGAGAAACCTTGCAAGCACTAGTGCATCCAAACAGCCCCCTGAACCACAAATCGGTGAAGCCGATGCCAAGGCCGTGCTTGACTGCAAGAAAAGCCCTCTTGTGAAAATCAACATGGATGGGATCCCCATTGGAAGGAAAGTTGATCTTGCAGCATGTGACAGCTACGGGAGACTTTCATTGGCTGTCAAAGATCTCTTCCACGGGTTTCTTCAAG TGCAAAGGGACCCGTCTAAGGTTGACCGTACACAGCAAGGAGCAGATGAAAAAATATTTTCGCAGTTGCTAGACGGGTCCGGTGAATATACTCTAGTTTACGAAGACAGTGAAGGAGACAGGATGCTGGTTGGGGATGTCCCTTGGAA TGTGTTTGTCTCGACCGCTAAAAGGCTGAGGGTTCTGAGAAGCTCAGAGCTTTCCCATGATCTG ATTGGAGCTACTCCTGAGAGAGCAGCAAATGGCTGA